A window of Choristoneura fumiferana chromosome 8, NRCan_CFum_1, whole genome shotgun sequence contains these coding sequences:
- the LOC141430088 gene encoding uncharacterized protein: protein MAKLKFKFAVKAGDDSKSNIICITTITDVNNQTFLLPDELQPVKLHDTIIKTEAFAKVKNTLKRRHDQRQVWISLTTEISNVYIDEDGNMQFKGYLLEEAPPEVHQQIPTTGISEEVLTRILQSCAEMNKDVPKPQNVRNITEKFVIEKFTRKTSNVFQWMTIFEAECTRLGIEEDLRKIEALRLFLEDSCIDWYTSMLIKHTINSDWLVWKKSFCDTYADKGWSQVRYALLFKYRQGSLLEYALKKERLLLEMNKTIDTPTLMDLIATGLPHYIADKIDRKTLKETEDLFNNIRGLEHLVRKQNTGVLEKNNYEKEEKVRPCRICEKENKGSRYHPETLCWFKNINNKPKREYIRSVNNSELETELNQIDPKN from the coding sequence ATGGCGaagttaaaattcaaatttgcgGTGAAAGCGGGTGATGATTCCAAAAGCAATATAATCTGTATAACTACAATTACGGATGTCAACAACCAAACCTTCTTATTGCCGGATGAGCTACAACCGGTAAAATTGCATGatacaattataaaaactgAAGCTTTTGCAAAAGTAAAGAATACACTAAAAAGGAGACATGATCAACGACAAGTATGGATTTCGTTGACAACCGAGATCAGTAATGTTTACATAGACGAAGATGGAAATATGCAATTCAAAGGATATTTACTGGAAGAAGCCCCACCAGAGGTGCATCAACAAATCCCCACCACTGGAATTTCAGAAGAGGTTTTAACGAGAATTTTACAAAGCTGTGCAGAAATGAACAAGGATGTTCCTAAACCACAAAACGTAAGAAATATTACAGAAAAGTTTGTAATAGAAAAATTCACAAGGAAAACATCGAATGTATTTCAATGGATGACTATTTTTGAAGCAGAATGTACTCGCTTAGGAATAGAAGAAGATTTGAGGAAAATTGAAGCTCTTAGATTATTCTTGGAAGACTCCTGTATAGATTGGTACACTTCTATGCTTATAAAACATACTATTAACTCAGACTGGTTGGTATGGAAAAAAAGCTTCTGTGACACATATGCAGACAAAGGCTGGTCCCAGGTTCGGTATGCACTTTTATTCAAATATAGACAGGGGTCATTACTGGAATACGCTTTAAAAAAAGAGAGACTTTTATTAGAGATGAATAAAACAATTGATACGCCTACTTTGATGGACTTGATTGCTACAGGTTTACCACATTATATAGCGGATAAAATTGATAGGAAAACTTTGAAAGAGACTGAAGACTTATTCAATAACATCAGGGGCTTGGAACACCTGGTAAGAAAACAGAATACTggagttttagaaaaaaataattatgaaaaagaagaaaaagtacGACCATGCCGAATatgtgaaaaagaaaacaagggtAGTCGGTATCATCCTGAAACATTATGTTggttcaaaaacataaataacaaaCCAAAACGAGAATATATCCGAAGCGTTAATAATTCTGAATTAGAAACAGAACTAAATCAAATTGATCCAAAAAACTAA